A genomic segment from Triticum dicoccoides isolate Atlit2015 ecotype Zavitan chromosome 1A, WEW_v2.0, whole genome shotgun sequence encodes:
- the LOC119284220 gene encoding probable leucine-rich repeat receptor-like protein kinase At5g49770, whose protein sequence is MDAATRRARLLLLLVAATVPAGLCQTNPDDAAALRSVMGAWTNYPSSWNSGDPCGAPWDGIMCSGNGRVTSLRLSSANMQGTLSDSIGQLGQLMFLDLSFNSGLSGTIPASIGNLGKLTTLILAGCSFSGDIPKELGNLLQMTFLALNSNKLTGTIPPQLGLLSKLFWLDLADNAITGSVPISTGTTPGLDLLTNTKHFHFNKNQLSGTLTGLFKSNMTLIHILFDSNQFTGPIPRELGSITSLQVLRLDRNQFAGAVPNITNLVNLNELNLATNKLTGSVPNLSSMNVLNVVDLSNNSFTASAIPAWFTNLTNISSISLSSASLTGEVPQELFNLPQLHEVVMSKNQLNGVLTMPGSIGTQLQTVDFQGNVIVDVAGISNYKKTLLLALNPVCSDKPTVAFCTVQKPNVIAYSTSMAKCISASGCQSGQGQNPANCGCAYSYNGKMVFRAPSFKDVSDTVRFQQLEETLWRLLGLREGAVLLNRIHFNEDNYLQVQVSLFPSTGTLFNVSEVSRIGFLLSNQTYKPPPIFGPYFFIADPYVPFLVAGGKKSKFSTAAVAGIAVAGGVLVIALILVGLFALRQKRRNKELKERSTDPFASWGAAQKDSGGAPQLKGARFFSFEELKSCTDNFADSHEIGAGGYGKVYKGTLVDGIRVAIKRAQSGSMQGAPEFKNEIELLSRVHHRNLVSLIGFCFQQGEQMLVYEFVAGGTLRENLVVRGTYLGWKKRLRIALGSARGLAYLHELADPPIIHRDIKSTNILLDENLKAKVADFGLSKLVADTEKGHVSTQVKGTLGYLDPEYYMTQQLSEKSDVYSFGVVMLELVSGRQPIEKGKYVVREVRQAIDPADRDYYGLRAIVDPAIRDAARTPGFRRFVQLAMQCVDESAAARPTMGTVVKEVEAMLLNEPDGEGSNSAGSSATEFDGAGRGAPSHPYSDVEITRSSYGGAGEASDYMPYFEVKPK, encoded by the exons ATGGACGCGGCGACGCGGCGGGCGCGGCTGCTCCTGCTGCTCGTGGCGGCCACCGTGCCGGCGGGGCTCTGCCAGACCAACCCGGACGATG CCGCGGCGCTCCGGTCGGTGATGGGCGCGTGGACCAACTACCCGTCGAGCTGGAATTCCGGCGACCCCTGCGGCGCGCCGTGGGACGGGATCATGTGCAGCGGCAACGGGAGGGTGACATCGCT GCGGCTATCCAGCGCCAACATGCAGGGCACGCTCAGCGACAGCATCGGGCAGCTCGGCCAGCTCATGTTCCT TGACCTTTCGTTCAACAGCGGTCTCAGTGGTACGATCCCCGCTTCGATTGGGAACCTTGGGAAGCTTACGACACT AATCTTGGCTGGTTGCAGCTTCAGCGGAGACATTCCTAAAGAACTAGGCAACCTCCTGCAGATGACATTCCT GGCGctgaattcaaacaagttgacgggCACAATACCGCCTCAGCTTGGCCTACTCTCAAAACTCTTCTGGCTAGACCTGGCAGATAATGCCATCACAGGAAGTGTCCCTATCTCAACAGGAACGACACCGGGCCTTGACCTTCTTACCAACACGAAGCACTT CCATTTCAACAAGAACCAGCTATCTGGAACGCTTACAGGCCTCTTCAAGTCTAATATGACCCTCATACACAT ATTGTTTGATAGCAATCAGTTCACAGGCCCAATTCCGCGTGAGCTTGGAAGCATTACCTCGCTCCAAGTACT CCGACTGGATAGGAACCAATTTGCGGGAGCAGTTCCTAACATCACCAACTTGGTCAACCTAAATGAGCT GAACTTGGCAACCAACAAGCTAACTGGATCAGTGCCAAATCTCAGCAGCATGAACGTGTTAAATGTTGT GGATTTAAGCAACAACAGCTTTACCGCGTCAGCAATCCCAGCCTGGTTCACAAATCTAACAAATATTTCTTCAAT ATCGTTGTCTTCTGCGAGCCTCACTGGCGAGGTCCCCCAGGAACTCTTCAATTTGCCCCAGCTGCATGAAGT TGTAATGAGCAAAAACCAGTTGAACGGAGTACTTACGATGCCAGGCAGCATCGGCACACAACTGCAAACCGTGGATTTCCAAGGAAACGTCATAGTTGATGTCGCTGGCATTTCAAACTACAAAAAGACACTGCT GCTTGCCCTGAATCCAGTCTGCTCCGATAAACCCACTGTAGCATTCTGCACCGTCCAGAAACCGAACGTGATAGCATACAGCACTAGCATGGCCAAATGTATCTCGGCAAGTGGGTGCCAAAGTGGTCAGGGCCAGAACCCCGCAAACTGCGGCTGCGCCTATTCGTACAATGGCAAGATGGTCTTCAGAGCGCCGTCCTTCAAGGATGTGTCGGACACCGTTAGGTTTCAGCAACTGGAGGAAACCCTCTGGAGGCTACTGGGTCTGCGTGAAGGTGCGGTTCTCCTGAACCGTATCCACTTCAACGAGGACAACTACCTCCAAGTTCAAGTGAGTCTGTTCCCGTCGACGGGGACGCTCTTCAACGTGTCTGAAGTGAGCCGCATTGGGTTTCTTCTCAGCAACCAGACCTACAAGCCGCCGCCAATATTCGGGCCTTACTTCTTCATTGCAGATCCATATGTCCCCTTCTTAG TTGCTGGTGGCAAGAAATCGAAGTTCAGTACAGCTGCTGTTGCTGGAATCGCAGTGGCCGGTGGGGTTCTTGTGATTGCCCTCATTTTGGTGGGACTGTTCGCTTTGCGACAGAAGAGAAGGAACAAGGAACTAAAAGAACGAAGCACCGACCCTTTTG CTTCGTGGGGCGCGGCGCAGAAAGACAGCGGAGGAGCTCCACAGCTGAAAGGAGCGAGGTTCTTCTCCTTCGAGGAGCTGAAAAGCTGCACGGACAACTTTGCAGATAGCCATGAGATAGGCGCAGGAGGCTATGGAAAG GTGTACAAGGGAACACTTGTGGACGGAATACGGGTGGCGATAAAGCGGGCGCAGTCTGGGTCGATGCAGGGCGCGCCGGAGTTCAAGAACGAGATCGAGCTGCTGTCCCGGGTTCACCACAGGAACCTGGTGAGCCTGATCGGCTTCTGCTTCCAGCAAGGGGAGCAGATGCTGGTTTACGAGTTCGTCGCCGGTGGGACACTGAGGGAGAACCTTGTTG TTAGAGGGACGTACTTGGGCTGGAAGAAGAGGCTGAGGATCGCGCTCGGGTCGGCGAGGGGGCTGGCGTACCTTCACGAGCTCGCCGACCCGCCGATCATCCACCGCGACATCAAGTCCACCAACATCCTCCTCGACGAGAACCTCAAGGCCAAGGTCGCCGACTTCGGGCTCTCCAAGCTCGTCGCCGACACCGAGAAGGGCCACGTCTCCACCCAAGTCAAAGGAACACTG GGATATTTGGACCCGGAGTACTACATGACGCAGCAGCTGTCGGAGAAGAGCGACGTGTACAGCTTCGGGGTGGTGATGCTGGAGCTGGTGAGCGGGAGGCAGCCGATCGAGAAGGGGAAGTACGTTGTGCGGGAGGTGAGGCAGGCCATCGACCCGGCCGACCGCGACTACTACGGCCTGCGCGCCATCGTCGACCCGGCGATCCGGGACGCCGCGCGGACGCCCGGGTTCCGGCGGTTCGTGCAGCTGGCGATGCAGTGCGTGGACGAGTCCGCGGCGGcgcggcccaccatgggcaccgtCGTCAAGGAGGTGGAGGCCATGCTGCTCAACGAGCCCGACGGGGAGGGGTCCAACTCGGCCGGGTCGTCGGCCACCGAGTTCGACGGCgccggcaggggcgcgccctcgcaCCCGTACAGCGACGTGGAGATCACCCGGTCGTCCTACGGCGGCGCCGGGGAGGCGTCCGATTACATGCCCTACTTCGAGGTCAAGCCAAAATAA
- the LOC119284231 gene encoding protein KRTCAP2 homolog produces MAGTGRSMLLSLLLFAVTLSLLEMYRGWFAASELKTIAGGFVSSLLFLLLLTFIGNYQEASGVRTGWGAVVVAQLVALIVAGTVHRVCITTCFLFSAGILYEVDKLSGMILARSESKARRY; encoded by the exons ATGGCGGGCACGGGGCGGTCGATGCTGCTGTCGCTGCTGCTGTTCGCGGTGACGCTGTCGCTGCTGGAGATGTACCGGGGCTGGTTCGCCGCGTCGGAGCTCAAGACCATCGCCGGCGGATTCGTcagctccctcctcttcctcctcctcctcacc TTTATCGGTAATTACCAAGAAGCTAGTGGTGTTAGAACTGGGTGGGGTGCAg TTGTTGTAGCACAACTTGTTGCTCTTATTGTAGCTGGCACTGTCCACCGTGTTTGCATCACAACATG CTTCCTGTTCTCTGCCGGGATCCTTTACGAGGTCGACAAGCTCTCCGGGATGATCCTCGCGAGGAGCGAGTCCAAGGCGAGGCGGTACTGA